Genomic segment of Hydra vulgaris chromosome 11, alternate assembly HydraT2T_AEP:
aaaaagtttttaatatatatattattttcataatctAATATATGCTTGGTACTAGCATATCTTTATCTTTTTAAGGTGTAGGGGTATAGCTGAAAGAACTAATGTTGTTGATCTCAGgcagaaaattaattttgacatTGACTGGCCAAAGATGACTATCCCGGCTAAAACACGAAAtgggtaaaattttatttgtatatctgttgtaaaaaaatataaaattataattttttatataatttcaggAAACTAAAAACTTGCAGTTGTGAAATATGCAAAATCGCAAGAACGCAGGGAAGGATACCCAAGAAAAAATATGGTATAAAGAGTTTTAAAACGGCAGCTATTATTCTGCGGTGTAGTTTTTGCCTGACTAAAGTTAAAAGAGGATTGCATCATAAATGCAATGCAACAACGCTCAGGTAGAAAGcgtttttataactttgattATTTGACTGTGAAAGGTTGTATACCAGGTTCTACAGAAAACAAGttagtaaatgtaattttttttccagaaataACATAAAAGCTGCATCCGGATATCAAGGTATTAGAAAAACCGTATTAATTTGCGTTACTAATTGAGAGATAAgtgaaagaaattttaataataaatcaaaaatgaaaattttaatttaaaaaaacctttctaAGCTTTTGAACCTATAACCTTTTTAACAATGTAAAGTTATCGAAACCTTTATCATTCAGTCTCCATAGTTTTGTAACTTATTTAGATGTCAAAGAACAAATGGCTTCTCACGTTATTAAAGAAAAGGTATGTAGTGAAAGTGGTAACACCATTTCATTGAAAATAGGAGGTAGTAAACTGAAACTAGTTCGGCCTAGTACTTTAGTGCAAGCGTGGCGCAGTAGTTAGAGCGCTTCCTtaataagcaggagatccaggttcgaaacgagctctggacatattttcgcatcacggtaaggaaggaggcgtgaacttcctggttaaatgcacttccgcggtgctctgtgacaagattGTTAGGactttttggggcacctaaaaaaaaaataaaactatttattggATCTGAAAATACTCCAAAAACAACCAATTTTACTCACGAAAATCATCTTTATATTCAGAATTCTCTTTCCTTAAGTAACCATCAAATGATAAAACTTGCTGATATGATAAGGTAAAATCATAATACTCATACGAATTTAATTCTGCACAATAAAATGATGCAATATTTGGAgtaaaacttattatataaagaaattaacaaTTACAGAGTTGTAGAAAGAAGAAGAAACGCTGTAGAACCTGGACTGAAAGATTGTGTCTCTGATTTGGACAGTTATCTTCTCCCATTATTTaccgaaaaaaatattttatttaaatttaaaaacaaagataaaagtttggaatataaaaatattacagtaGCGTACTGCAATGATGTTACTCTTTTTGTTAAACTACTCCTGGATCTTAAATGTGTTGATTCTAAGAATcagttgctaaaatttgctGTTGACGGGGGAAGCGGTTTTatcaaatattgtttaaatatagttaatctcaatgaaatttttgaaaattacagCAAAGTTGAAatagattactttaaaataaaaccggTAACAGCTTGCAGGTCTTTATATAAAGAtggtctaaaaaaaatgtttaaagattcGTCAGTAAATGGTTCATTTCTTCTTCTGGTAGCTCCAGAAACCCCAGAAagatatttaaacattaaaatattatttgaaaaattaaatcttgaaAAAGTTGAGCACATTGGGGTATGCGACAAAAAACTTCTGACAAGTGAAAATGGAGGAAACTGTCAACCACGTAATGAATAATAT
This window contains:
- the LOC136087573 gene encoding uncharacterized protein LOC136087573 gives rise to the protein MFSSEEKHYNLDLLMDMLSSMFSSEEKRFPSKKIKNHQKNREKVCLFCGCICHMKINSQSHTISKFQSCFSDYKIADDERYPTGLCPRCRGIAERTNVVDLRQKINFDIDWPKMTIPAKTRNGKLKTCSCEICKIARTQGRIPKKKYGIKSFKTAAIILRCSFCLTKVKRGLHHKCNATTLR